A DNA window from Ranitomeya imitator isolate aRanImi1 chromosome 2, aRanImi1.pri, whole genome shotgun sequence contains the following coding sequences:
- the LOC138663948 gene encoding gastrula zinc finger protein XlCGF57.1-like isoform X1, which produces MDRDRDKMVERILHLTLEILFRLTGEDYIVVKNTPSERCQAPVSEGCGRPLSPITGPPSHPLIHEDINDQKIIELTYKMIELLTGEVPIRCLDVTVYFSMEEWEYLEGHKDLYKDAMMEVLQPLTSPVLSSKRTTPERCPCPLLPQNWKQENPNVPQDHQGKNLTYINTTETFVTGDERCKEETPTFDCPVDCIRSSAGHISLDFKAEDHGVPQDTCEEQTIIPDIPSAVHSEYLSSYSFQQVLTFESSLTDNKNNRTDGEGERGEKSFTHLKCGKCYIGTLNLDKCEKSHTDIRPRIHTDEKSYLCSICGKCFKLKSHLFVHEKSHSGEKPFSCLECGKCFSRKSNLIEHKKTHTGEKPFTCSECGKGFSWKSGLVDHQKTHTGAKPFMCSECGKRFSRKSGLVDHKKTHTGEKPFTCSECGKGFCTKKIFVGHQKSHLGKKPFSCSECDKSFSRKASLVDHQRSHTGEKPFTCSECGKCFKQKIVLVIHQRTHTGEKPYFCSECGKCFNQKSQLNGHQKCHTGEKPFSCLECGKRFAVKTNLVRHQKTHTGEKPFLCSECGKCFALKSNLVDHQKIHTGEKPFLCSECGKCFAHKWDLVSHQRTHTRQKLL; this is translated from the exons atggatagggacagggacaagatggtggagaggatattacacctcaccctagagatcctcttccggcttactggagag gattacatagTAGTGAAAAATAcccctagtgagcgctgtcaggcccctgtttCTGAGGGCTGTggtagacccctgagcccaattacGGGGCCTCCATCTCACCCActtatacatgaggacatcaatgaccagaagatcatagaactcacctacaagatgattgaactactgactggagag gttcctataaggtgtctggatgtcaccgtctatttctccatggaggagtgggagtatttagaaggtcacaaagatctgtacaaggatgcCATGATGGAGGTtctccagcccctcacatcaccag ttctatccagtaagaggacaacaccagagagatgtccctgtcctcttcttccacagaactggaaacaagaaaatcccaatgttcctcaggatcatcag ggtaaaaATCTGAcctatattaatactacagagacgttTGTGACTGGTGATgaacggtgtaaagaggagactcctACATTTGACTGCCCAG TTGACTGCATCAGAAGCTCAGCGGGACATATATCTTTAGATTTTAAAGCAGAAGATCATGGTGTCCCACAAGATACATGTGAAGAGCAGACAATTATACCAGATATCCCATCAGCTGTTCACAGCGAATATCTATCATCTTATTCTTTTCAACAGGTCCTAACTTTTGAGTCATCACTGACTGATAATAAAAATAACAGAACCGATGGTGAAGGTGAAAGAGGAGAGAAATCATTTACACATTtgaaatgtggaaaatgttacataGGAACGTTAAATCTTGATAAATGTGAGAAAAGTCACACAGATATACGACCGAGAATTCACACAGATGAGAAGTCCTATTTATGCtctatatgtgggaaatgttttaaattgaAATCACATCTTTTTGTACATGAGAAAAGTCACagtggggaaaagccattttcgtgtttagaatgtgggaaatgtttttcacgGAAATCAAATCTTATTGAACAtaaaaaaactcacacaggggagaagccatttacctgctcagaatgtgggaaaggtttttcTTGGAAATCGGGTCTTGTTGACcatcaaaaaactcacacaggggcAAAGCCATTTatgtgctcagaatgtgggaaacgtttttcTAGGAAATCAGGTCTTGTTGACCAtaaaaaaactcacacaggggagaagccatttacatgctcagaatgtgggaaaggtttttgCACGAAAAAAATTTTTGTTGGCCATCAAAAATCTCACTTAGGAAAGAAGCCATTTTCTTGCTCAGAATGTGATAAATCTTTTTCTCGGAAAGCCTCTCTTGTTGACCAtcaaagaagtcacacaggagagaaaccatttacatgttcagaatgtgggaaatgttttaaacagaagattgttcttgttatacatcagagaactcacacaggggagaagccatacttttgctcagaatgtgggaagtgttttaaccaAAAATCTCAGCTAAATGGGCATCAGAaatgtcacacaggagagaagccgttttcatgtttagaatgtgggaaacggTTTGCTGTGAAAACAAACCTTGTTAGacatcaaaaaactcacacaggagagaagccatttttatgctcTGAATGCGGCAAATGTTTTGCTCTGAAATCAAATCTGGTTGatcatcaaaaaattcacacaggggagaagccatttttatgttcagagtgtgggaaatgttttgcacataaGTGGGATCTTGtttcacatcagagaactcacacaaggcAGAAGCTGTTGTGA
- the LOC138663948 gene encoding gastrula zinc finger protein XlCGF57.1-like isoform X2 — MDRTGKDYIVVKNTPSERCQAPVSEGCGRPLSPITGPPSHPLIHEDINDQKIIELTYKMIELLTGEVPIRCLDVTVYFSMEEWEYLEGHKDLYKDAMMEVLQPLTSPVLSSKRTTPERCPCPLLPQNWKQENPNVPQDHQGKNLTYINTTETFVTGDERCKEETPTFDCPVDCIRSSAGHISLDFKAEDHGVPQDTCEEQTIIPDIPSAVHSEYLSSYSFQQVLTFESSLTDNKNNRTDGEGERGEKSFTHLKCGKCYIGTLNLDKCEKSHTDIRPRIHTDEKSYLCSICGKCFKLKSHLFVHEKSHSGEKPFSCLECGKCFSRKSNLIEHKKTHTGEKPFTCSECGKGFSWKSGLVDHQKTHTGAKPFMCSECGKRFSRKSGLVDHKKTHTGEKPFTCSECGKGFCTKKIFVGHQKSHLGKKPFSCSECDKSFSRKASLVDHQRSHTGEKPFTCSECGKCFKQKIVLVIHQRTHTGEKPYFCSECGKCFNQKSQLNGHQKCHTGEKPFSCLECGKRFAVKTNLVRHQKTHTGEKPFLCSECGKCFALKSNLVDHQKIHTGEKPFLCSECGKCFAHKWDLVSHQRTHTRQKLL, encoded by the exons atggacagaactggaaag gattacatagTAGTGAAAAATAcccctagtgagcgctgtcaggcccctgtttCTGAGGGCTGTggtagacccctgagcccaattacGGGGCCTCCATCTCACCCActtatacatgaggacatcaatgaccagaagatcatagaactcacctacaagatgattgaactactgactggagag gttcctataaggtgtctggatgtcaccgtctatttctccatggaggagtgggagtatttagaaggtcacaaagatctgtacaaggatgcCATGATGGAGGTtctccagcccctcacatcaccag ttctatccagtaagaggacaacaccagagagatgtccctgtcctcttcttccacagaactggaaacaagaaaatcccaatgttcctcaggatcatcag ggtaaaaATCTGAcctatattaatactacagagacgttTGTGACTGGTGATgaacggtgtaaagaggagactcctACATTTGACTGCCCAG TTGACTGCATCAGAAGCTCAGCGGGACATATATCTTTAGATTTTAAAGCAGAAGATCATGGTGTCCCACAAGATACATGTGAAGAGCAGACAATTATACCAGATATCCCATCAGCTGTTCACAGCGAATATCTATCATCTTATTCTTTTCAACAGGTCCTAACTTTTGAGTCATCACTGACTGATAATAAAAATAACAGAACCGATGGTGAAGGTGAAAGAGGAGAGAAATCATTTACACATTtgaaatgtggaaaatgttacataGGAACGTTAAATCTTGATAAATGTGAGAAAAGTCACACAGATATACGACCGAGAATTCACACAGATGAGAAGTCCTATTTATGCtctatatgtgggaaatgttttaaattgaAATCACATCTTTTTGTACATGAGAAAAGTCACagtggggaaaagccattttcgtgtttagaatgtgggaaatgtttttcacgGAAATCAAATCTTATTGAACAtaaaaaaactcacacaggggagaagccatttacctgctcagaatgtgggaaaggtttttcTTGGAAATCGGGTCTTGTTGACcatcaaaaaactcacacaggggcAAAGCCATTTatgtgctcagaatgtgggaaacgtttttcTAGGAAATCAGGTCTTGTTGACCAtaaaaaaactcacacaggggagaagccatttacatgctcagaatgtgggaaaggtttttgCACGAAAAAAATTTTTGTTGGCCATCAAAAATCTCACTTAGGAAAGAAGCCATTTTCTTGCTCAGAATGTGATAAATCTTTTTCTCGGAAAGCCTCTCTTGTTGACCAtcaaagaagtcacacaggagagaaaccatttacatgttcagaatgtgggaaatgttttaaacagaagattgttcttgttatacatcagagaactcacacaggggagaagccatacttttgctcagaatgtgggaagtgttttaaccaAAAATCTCAGCTAAATGGGCATCAGAaatgtcacacaggagagaagccgttttcatgtttagaatgtgggaaacggTTTGCTGTGAAAACAAACCTTGTTAGacatcaaaaaactcacacaggagagaagccatttttatgctcTGAATGCGGCAAATGTTTTGCTCTGAAATCAAATCTGGTTGatcatcaaaaaattcacacaggggagaagccatttttatgttcagagtgtgggaaatgttttgcacataaGTGGGATCTTGtttcacatcagagaactcacacaaggcAGAAGCTGTTGTGA